In the Parasteatoda tepidariorum isolate YZ-2023 chromosome 3, CAS_Ptep_4.0, whole genome shotgun sequence genome, one interval contains:
- the LOC107450756 gene encoding DAZ-associated protein 2 isoform X1 has translation MSSDKKEYPVVGGSAPTAPAYISVPSAGTHQVTMTSPYPGYPPPAYSSPAYLPSSAPTYLPATYAAAPLQPHLPYGTVSVAPNITAFGVQPTYLPQLTQVYSPRPGTVYVPAAAAYDASARFDGHSMPVVPPPPPGVAPNAAQLAMMQGNPVVLSQQKNSFLTGGSGAGYTFW, from the exons ATGTCATCTGATAAGAAAG AATATCCAGTAGTAGGGGGTTCAGCCCCTACTGCCCCAGCCTACATTAGTGTTCCCAGTGCAGGCACTCATCAAGTGACCATGACCAGTCCATATCCTGGTTATCCTCCTCCAGCATATTCTTCTCCCGCTTATCTGCCTTCATCAGCACCAACATATTTGCCag ctacATATGCAGCTGCTCCTTTACAACCTCATCTTCCATATGGCACAGTCAGt gttgCTCCAAATATCACAGCATTTGGTGTGCAGCCTACATATTTACCACAATTAACTCAAGTCTATTCACCGAGACCAGGCACTGTTTATGTCCCTGCTGCTGCAGCTTATGACGCTAGCGCACGCTTTGATGGGCACAGCATGCCTGTTGTACCC CCTCCACCTCCAGGGGTGGCGCCAAATGCTGCTCAACTGGCAATGATGCAAGGGAATCCGGTGGTGCTAAGCCAACAGAAAAACAGCTTTTTGACCGGTGGAAGTGGTGCAGGTTACACCTTCTGGTAG
- the LOC107450756 gene encoding DAZ-associated protein 2 isoform X2: MSSDKKEYPVVGGSAPTAPAYISVPSAGTHQVTMTSPYPGYPPPAYSSPAYLPSSAPTYLPATYAAAPLQPHLPYGTVAPNITAFGVQPTYLPQLTQVYSPRPGTVYVPAAAAYDASARFDGHSMPVVPPPPPGVAPNAAQLAMMQGNPVVLSQQKNSFLTGGSGAGYTFW, encoded by the exons ATGTCATCTGATAAGAAAG AATATCCAGTAGTAGGGGGTTCAGCCCCTACTGCCCCAGCCTACATTAGTGTTCCCAGTGCAGGCACTCATCAAGTGACCATGACCAGTCCATATCCTGGTTATCCTCCTCCAGCATATTCTTCTCCCGCTTATCTGCCTTCATCAGCACCAACATATTTGCCag ctacATATGCAGCTGCTCCTTTACAACCTCATCTTCCATATGGCACA gttgCTCCAAATATCACAGCATTTGGTGTGCAGCCTACATATTTACCACAATTAACTCAAGTCTATTCACCGAGACCAGGCACTGTTTATGTCCCTGCTGCTGCAGCTTATGACGCTAGCGCACGCTTTGATGGGCACAGCATGCCTGTTGTACCC CCTCCACCTCCAGGGGTGGCGCCAAATGCTGCTCAACTGGCAATGATGCAAGGGAATCCGGTGGTGCTAAGCCAACAGAAAAACAGCTTTTTGACCGGTGGAAGTGGTGCAGGTTACACCTTCTGGTAG